The Pseudomonas pergaminensis nucleotide sequence CCTTTCGAACTGCGCCCCGTCGCCCGGCTCAAGCCCCAATCCAACCGGCATATCCTTGCCTTTGCCGGTCAGCCCCGACAGCTGTTCCTGCAACTGCGTCAGCAGACCACGGGCCTGGCGACTGTCTTGTTCCGCTTTGAGTCGGGCCTCGTTGGCTTGTCGGCGGCCTTCGTCGACCTGTTGGGTTACGCTGCCAAGCGCGGTCTGGATGCGCGAATCGACACTATTTTCCCGCTCACGAAGGCGGTTGTTCTCCGTCTGCAGCGAATCGTTGTGTTTTTTCAGGCCGAGCATGTCGCTGCGCATGGCCTTCACCTGGCCGACCAAGGTGGCAACCGTGTCGCGTGGGGTATCACCCGCAATACCGAGCGACTTGGCCTGCTCGGCGGATAACTGGAGGTTGTCCTGAGCAGGCGGACTGTCTGACGAAGGCGAGGTACCACCCGCAACCCAAGTTTTCAGGATGATGAACACCACGCCTAGCAGCACAGCCGGTACCAACCATTTGAGCACGGCGTTAGCTTTCATCGTCAGCACCTCGTGCAACGGGCGGGAGCGGCACGGCGTGTTCGAGGCCGGCACCGTGGGTGACGAGGTAGGCAACCGTGGTGTCTTCAGGGCTGCCGACAGGCCCGAGGAAAGCATGCTGGAAGGACGCGGCGAACAACTTTGCCTGAAGCTGACGCGGATCGAGTTGCACCGTCACTGATCCAAGGTTGCGTAACTTCACCGCCGTCACCCAGTAATCACCTAGTCGCCAGGCGGCGATGGGCGTGCTGGACACGTTTTCGGTCGGCAGCAGGGTCGGTAGTTCGGTGCGCCGCTTGAGGGGGGCGCGGCGTACGCCGGGTAGGGATTCTACGGTGCGCAGCGGCGCGTACAGGCTTTGCGCGGCGTAGCGCGTCAACGCGACAGGGATCGGCGTACGTTCTGGAACAGGGGCGGTGCTGGATTCCGTCTCGGTAGTCTGCACCGGAGCATTCTTGATAATACGCACGGGTTCCAGCGGTTGGTCGCCAGGCGTGGCTGCAATGTCCAATAGGATGATCTCGCCCGTCGCGACCGATTGCAGTTGTAACCGGGTAGGTGCAATGGCTTCTGACGCGCGCAGGTACAGCGTGCCGCCGGTAGATTGCACGCGCAGCTTGCCGGTCAGAGTTGAGGGGACGCCGACTCGGACATCCTCATCGACAAAGACCACCCGCTCCTGATTGATAACCAGCGGGACCGCGAGGGGCAGGCGTTCCCAGTGCATCAACTCGACGGCCTGCGCTGCAACTCCCCACAGCATCAGTGTGGCGGTGAGTCCCAGAATAAAAATCCGCGTCATGGCTCACCTCCAGGCACAGCGATTTTTTGCGGCGTGCCCTGATAACAGTCCAGTGCCAGCCCCCATTTATTACGTTCGGGGTCGAGATCAAAACGCACCACGCGTAAGGGATAACGCACCACCACTCGTTTCACCGGTTCGGCCGCGTAGTACTCATCGGCGTTGAGGTCGAGAGTGACCAGCCAGCTATCGCGATCGAGTTGCTTGACCCTGAATTCTGGATCTTCGCTATAGCCTCGGCCCAGAATTTCGTAGACGCCACGCACCCGCTGGCGGAGTTCGCCGGCGGCCTTGCGGTATTCGTAGTCACCATCAAGGAAGGTCTTGCAGGAGGGTGTCAGATAAGACTGCAAGCCATAGATGGCGCGTCGATAGTCCTTCTCACCATCCGAGGGCCAGCGGTTGAGCTGACCAAAGATGTACAGGGCAAAGGCATACACATTCTCTGAGGGAATATCCCACCATTTGCGGGTACTGCCCGAGCGTAGATCTGGTGGTACATGCACGGTCAGATCGGTCGGTGCCGAGCGCCAGCCGTACCAGAGCCCGGCACAGAGCAGGGCGAGGAGAATCACCGCCAGGCGCAGGCTGAAGATATGGGCCTGTTGGGCGTCCACCTTGTTCCGAAATCGGCTCATGGCAACCACCGGGACAGGGCAGGACGCAGCCGACGTGAACGGCGGACCGTCCAGGCACCGGAGTGGAGGATCAAACTGCCGCGACCCAAGCGCCAACGGCTAGCCAGTACCCATTCGAGTTTGCGGTACAACCAGGTCTCGGGGCGAGCCCGTTTGGCCCGGCGCAATAGCGTGCCACCGGCAAATAGAACCAGTGCCATGCCTGCGATCATGCCGGTCGGCGCTGTGGCAATGGAAGCGGTGGCGATCGCCAGAGGAACGCCCAGCACAAAGCCGACGAGTGCGCCGACACCGAGCGCCACCCACATCTCATCATTGGTCAAACCGCGCAATACGGCGGGATCACGATTGAGTCGCTCAGGCAGAAAAACCAAGGTGCCGTCGGCAAGGCGTTCGATAGTGTCGTTCATGTCGACCTCACAGAATCGCAGCAGCCTTGGTCAGGAACCAGATGATGATCACCACCAGCAGCGCTCCAATGCCGACCACCGCACCCAAGTCCTTCCAAGTCTTGCGCTGGTTCTGCACGTCGGCATAGACGGTCAGCGAGTGCCAAGCTACGCCGAGAAAAGCGAGCAGGGCGATCAGCAGGCCGAGGAGAATGCCGCCGTCGTAGGCGTAGTTTTTGATCGTCTCGATCAACCCAGAACCTTCACCACGTGAAGGGGCTTCCATGGTAGGAAGCTCGGCAAAAGCCAGGCTTGGACCGAGCACCAGCAGCAGACCAATCAAGCGCTGACTGGCATTATCACGCAGGTTGTTTTTCAGGGGGACAAGGCACTTGAGCATGACGGCGATCTCCTGGTTTAGGAAAGGGTGAAGAACATCAGAACCAACAGCGCGAGCAACACGCGTGCAGTGCTGCCACCGAAGGCACCGAATCGCACGCTGCCTGCGGCCCAACCCCGGTAAGCCGTCCACATCACCCAGGCACACCACAGCAAAGCCAGAACGAGGACCATGGACAGCCACAGCGTCGAACTGCTCTGCGGTGAGAAACCGGATGCGTTTTGGAACGCGGAGTTCTGAGCGTCAGTCATGCTCATGGCGGCGGCTCCGCTGACGGAGTGTCAAGGCGGTAATCACCAACCAATTCAATGGAGTCGCGGGGCTGAGCGCGGGAAGGGGACAGGTAGTCCCGAACTCCGTGGCGGATGCGCTGGATGTCTCGAGTCAGCCGGGGATAGTCGAAGCGATAGCGTTCGTCGGGTTCAGACCTGTTGGTTGTCTCGGCTCGTGCCGCTAGACGTTCTAGAGTGTCGAGTTGCTGCTGCACTAGGCTGAGCTGTTCCTGCTCATGAGCAGATGCGGCATAACTGTTGTCATCGACGATAGCAAGCGAGAACAGTAACAAGCAGCGAAAGGGGGTAGTTGGCATGATGCTGGCCCATATGGATCTGGGAACAGAATCAAGTCAGAGGTCGAATTGTTCATTAAGAAACTTGAGGTGTGATCAATCGCTTTTTCGGGGAGTGGACTGATAGGCTGTTTGCGACACTCAAGGAGAAGGACCGATGTTTGATTACGTGGGAAGATTTCCTATTCCGGCCGACTTGCTACCGCAGCGGTTGCGCTCACTGCTAGAGCCAGTGGGGACTGATCCGTTGCAGAGAGTCGAGGTGAGTAGTTTCACGGAAACCGAACGCTCAGAGTCGAACCGCGAGACGGTTCATATGTTGATGGCTGTCGTTCCCGATGACGGTAACGCGATACCCGTTCTACATAGTCAGGGTGCGGTGGCGCACGGGGTTCCGACTCCAAGTGAGAAAGGGAGCGTGAAAGACTTCACACCGAATGTGAGTGGGTATGACTACATCGTTGCCTCCTGGGGCAGCAGCTTGTTCTTCACATACACCTTGGCCGAGAAGGTATGGATGGCGTTGGGTTTAACGCCACGATGCATTGGCAATGAGCATCAGCGTTTGGTTTACGACGATTTGAGCCTTCCAGAGTTCGGAGTCGCTGAAGGTGAGGTTTCGCTGCAATACCACTTCAAGCCGTCCCGGGATGTTAATTGGTTCATGTCAAACGAGTATCTGCGCAAGTATCTGTGGTTGAGGGGGGGACGCGGCGTTCGCCATTTCTTCTATCAGGCGACGCTCGCAGACAGCCCGCAACTGCGCAAGCTGATGAACGGGGAACGTTTTCATTCTCTTGGCGAGCCGGGAAGCTGGCTTGATGGCGATCTTCGGGAAACAGAGAACGGCTTACTGCTCCAGGTATGGGCGACAGTAGTGGCAGTTTCCTGCAACCTCTGCCCTCAGCAGACAGCTGATGGGCTGACTTGGCCAGGTGTTGCTGGAAAGGTTACGCACGCTAGTGCCAATGACATCATGAGAAATGATACGACGGTCTATCTCGACGACAGATTTCTCGAACGCTATGAACAAAACAGCTTGTACGGAAGCACACCTGTAGACGCGCATGGTGGCTGGTATTGCAGTCCATCTTATCTTGGGCAGTGGTCTTTCACTCGGTGCCGGCGAATCGGGCGAAACCTAATCGAGGTGGATCTACGGGATCTGTATAAAGGCGTCCCGGAGCGGGAAACATTGCATGCTCATGTCCACGCCCTGGATCCTGCGATCGTGAAACAGTGCGACCTGACTGAAGAACACATCGTTTCCAAAGTTGATCGGTTCCTCACGCAAATGCTGTCCTTGGGAGAAAACCTTTCTCGGCTTGGGACCGCGCTGGGCATCGAAAAACCGGCTGTCGAACTGCTCGGGTTCTCACGGGAAGAAGTTGCAGCCGATGGCTGGCTACATTATCCGCAGGTTGCAAAACTCGCTCAGTTCGCGCCCTTGGACATGACCCAGCAGGCCTTTCTCGCTCGATGCAAATCCATCCATGAAATTTGGCAGAAGCTGCCCGACGGTTTCCTCAAACAGCTTCTGGAAGCTATGGGGGTCCCGAGAAAGTTGATCGCAACTTTGGGGAAGCTAAAGCTTCTGCAGTGCTTACTGAACATCCTGACCAGGTTCGACGAAAACTGCGAGGCATCGGACGCACTAAAAAGCAAGGATGAACCAGAAGGCTGGAATGCGAAAAACAGCGACATTGCAATGCTGTTCGTCACCTACGATCTTCGCATTGCCGATGCCCATGACGCCGTGAGCAAGATCGAGAGGTTGCAGGATCAAGACTTCGACACGGCTACATTGCATCAAGGTTATGGTCGTGCGCTCGACTTTGTCCTAGATGGCGTCATCGACGCCTTCACGGCAATCAATAGTCCCCTGGGCCGTATTCTGGCACGCGCATGATGTGGCAGGGCCTGGAGGCATTTTACAATGTGGGGAGACCAACCTTGAGCATGACGTTCTATCTCGACGAGAGTGGTCATAGCGGTGACATAGTCAACAGCGGCGACGGCTTCGACTTCAAAGGGCAACCGTACTTCGTACTGGCTGCGGTGGGGGTGAGTGACGAGTCGGCAGTTGTCACTCGAATCGACGAGCTGCGCGTATTGCACAGGATTTCACCTGGTGAACTTAAGTCCA carries:
- a CDS encoding integrative conjugative element protein, RAQPRD family; the protein is MPTTPFRCLLLFSLAIVDDNSYAASAHEQEQLSLVQQQLDTLERLAARAETTNRSEPDERYRFDYPRLTRDIQRIRHGVRDYLSPSRAQPRDSIELVGDYRLDTPSAEPPP
- a CDS encoding TIGR03758 family integrating conjugative element protein; amino-acid sequence: MSMTDAQNSAFQNASGFSPQSSSTLWLSMVLVLALLWCAWVMWTAYRGWAAGSVRFGAFGGSTARVLLALLVLMFFTLS
- a CDS encoding PFL_4703 family integrating conjugative element protein, with the translated sequence MSRFRNKVDAQQAHIFSLRLAVILLALLCAGLWYGWRSAPTDLTVHVPPDLRSGSTRKWWDIPSENVYAFALYIFGQLNRWPSDGEKDYRRAIYGLQSYLTPSCKTFLDGDYEYRKAAGELRQRVRGVYEILGRGYSEDPEFRVKQLDRDSWLVTLDLNADEYYAAEPVKRVVVRYPLRVVRFDLDPERNKWGLALDCYQGTPQKIAVPGGEP
- a CDS encoding TIGR03750 family conjugal transfer protein is translated as MNDTIERLADGTLVFLPERLNRDPAVLRGLTNDEMWVALGVGALVGFVLGVPLAIATASIATAPTGMIAGMALVLFAGGTLLRRAKRARPETWLYRKLEWVLASRWRLGRGSLILHSGAWTVRRSRRLRPALSRWLP
- a CDS encoding TIGR03749 family integrating conjugative element protein, which codes for MTRIFILGLTATLMLWGVAAQAVELMHWERLPLAVPLVINQERVVFVDEDVRVGVPSTLTGKLRVQSTGGTLYLRASEAIAPTRLQLQSVATGEIILLDIAATPGDQPLEPVRIIKNAPVQTTETESSTAPVPERTPIPVALTRYAAQSLYAPLRTVESLPGVRRAPLKRRTELPTLLPTENVSSTPIAAWRLGDYWVTAVKLRNLGSVTVQLDPRQLQAKLFAASFQHAFLGPVGSPEDTTVAYLVTHGAGLEHAVPLPPVARGADDES
- a CDS encoding TIGR03745 family integrating conjugative element membrane protein; amino-acid sequence: MLKCLVPLKNNLRDNASQRLIGLLLVLGPSLAFAELPTMEAPSRGEGSGLIETIKNYAYDGGILLGLLIALLAFLGVAWHSLTVYADVQNQRKTWKDLGAVVGIGALLVVIIIWFLTKAAAIL